The Lysobacter sp. genome includes a window with the following:
- a CDS encoding M20/M25/M40 family metallo-hydrolase, which yields MRIALLALALSAASTTAAAADNPWHAKARDMLEQAIAIPTVAGRGKVPALAQSLADRYKAAGWADSDIHVLPYDASPQDHTAALIVRWPAAGKAKARPIMLMSHMDVVEAKAEDWSMDPFTMIEKDGYLYGRGTSDIKQGVVAVTIALMQLKAQGFKPKRDIIVFFSGDEETVGRGAMLGATEWKHLLDVEYGLNSDGGGGGFAHDGKPIGFTFQTAEKTYADYAFTARNPGGHSSRPRPENAIYQLSDALARLGRYRFEPSLNATTRAYFGERQKSEPGALGDAMRAWLANPADGAAADAIEADLGEVGLTRTRCVATMLNGGHAPNALPQLARATVNCRIMPGISPDAILDELQLIAGGDVEVTRLDASLASLDSPLRADILKAYTDSVHAMFPNAPVIPEMSAGASDARPFREHGIPIYGVDGSWGIVPDDMRAHGRDERLPAKALGDDIDHWVRMLKTLAGP from the coding sequence ATGCGCATCGCCCTGCTCGCCCTGGCCCTGTCCGCCGCGTCGACGACTGCAGCCGCTGCGGACAATCCGTGGCATGCGAAAGCACGCGACATGCTTGAGCAGGCGATCGCGATTCCCACGGTCGCCGGGCGCGGCAAGGTGCCGGCGCTGGCGCAGTCGCTGGCCGATCGATACAAGGCGGCGGGTTGGGCCGACAGCGACATCCATGTGCTGCCCTACGACGCATCGCCGCAGGACCACACCGCGGCGCTGATCGTGCGCTGGCCGGCGGCGGGCAAGGCGAAGGCCAGGCCCATCATGCTGATGTCGCACATGGACGTGGTGGAAGCGAAAGCCGAAGACTGGTCGATGGACCCGTTCACGATGATCGAAAAGGACGGCTATCTGTACGGGCGCGGCACCAGCGACATCAAGCAGGGCGTGGTGGCGGTGACGATCGCGCTGATGCAGCTGAAGGCGCAGGGGTTCAAGCCGAAGCGCGACATCATCGTGTTCTTCTCCGGCGACGAGGAGACCGTCGGCCGGGGCGCGATGCTCGGTGCGACCGAGTGGAAACATCTGCTGGACGTGGAATACGGGCTCAACTCCGACGGCGGCGGCGGTGGTTTCGCGCACGACGGCAAACCGATCGGCTTCACTTTCCAGACTGCGGAAAAGACCTACGCCGACTATGCGTTCACCGCGCGCAATCCCGGCGGTCACAGCTCCAGGCCGCGCCCCGAGAATGCGATCTACCAATTGTCCGATGCATTGGCGCGGCTCGGTCGTTATCGCTTCGAGCCGTCGCTGAATGCGACGACGCGCGCGTATTTCGGCGAACGGCAGAAGAGCGAACCGGGTGCGCTCGGCGATGCGATGCGCGCATGGCTGGCGAATCCCGCCGATGGCGCGGCGGCGGATGCGATCGAAGCGGATCTCGGCGAAGTCGGGCTCACGCGCACGCGCTGCGTGGCGACCATGCTCAACGGTGGGCACGCGCCGAACGCGCTGCCGCAGCTCGCGCGGGCGACGGTGAACTGCCGCATCATGCCGGGCATCTCGCCCGACGCCATCCTCGACGAACTGCAGTTGATCGCGGGCGGGGATGTCGAGGTCACGCGCCTCGACGCGTCGCTGGCGTCGCTGGATTCGCCGCTGCGCGCGGACATCCTGAAGGCCTATACCGACAGCGTGCACGCGATGTTCCCGAACGCGCCGGTGATTCCGGAGATGAGCGCAGGCGCCAGCGACGCGCGTCCGTTCCGCGAGCACGGCATTCCGATCTACGGCGTCGACGGTTCATGGGGCATCGTGCCCGACGACATGCGCGCGCACGGGCGCGACGAACGCCTGCCGGCGAAAGCGCTCGGCGACGATATCGATCATTGGGTGCGGATGTTGAAGACGCTGGCGGGTCCGTAA
- a CDS encoding tetratricopeptide repeat protein codes for MRLSLVCAGIAIAMLAAACDKKEKVAAPLLPVPECKAAQDYDPVAFERMVRAMDRSGDLVVVVNRFQKHRKVVEEQLGQRDPALLPRLKPVLDAQFSEARLRDRAACVFVELSGETEGVKLLDAWSRSPGMQAINRAIWTRTPGPSKEPDIQMTPQRQAILHELAVAMALQQVETNNNKVNGEGIPALVAIFSPAPPPPPVPTPDAVPATDMAPGAAPAATPAPGTSPLPTATPVAGAAPAPTTAPGTPSPPTAMPVTSAAPAPTAVPGTPQNATPVASTTPAPPATTAPGMSPTATPVAGTAPPPPATAVASNAAPAPAPAPQALTVNTADLSVILNRWLTPALVKVPDEQLAKFVAFANTSFGANYYVALSRAHDFQAGEWYAQTAKKFTDNIPPVAAAAGAPGSDVLVADARHALRNDGSPAAAAYAAGKLLEADRIDPRNPEIQTLLGEAAMKTAPGMPLAPDQLRVVIETPNYEQAEKYFLRAIELSPEYADAHMLLGRLRFLQGRDEEAAQSFARAIDIEHEHPNMDLFLGDLAYVKKDYNVAYRHYKAAIAKPERLAYVHVNALSHLLMTLRKGTQMAEYPRIAEGYLAKYPQAWNFRLDYADFLISADTRADKIFAVADPIPDTWLPARKVPIISSALVRKAGERVDRAGEPREESMALIQRAMGMNPDPVTLAESICRAGAKSKLVRRTYDVNKDQKRLATALTVCGLRWQRHDIVREMSLRADTKQLNLPLVELGGDTPLCYAAATKNLAGFGALVEAQVSPVRKCRDGNTVAERLLQMSFARDPNVAQMQIMMKRFYKKS; via the coding sequence ATGCGTTTATCCCTTGTGTGCGCGGGTATCGCCATCGCCATGCTCGCTGCGGCCTGCGACAAGAAGGAAAAAGTGGCTGCGCCGTTGCTGCCCGTGCCGGAATGCAAAGCCGCCCAGGACTACGACCCTGTCGCCTTCGAGCGCATGGTGCGGGCGATGGACCGCTCGGGTGATCTTGTCGTCGTCGTGAACCGTTTCCAGAAGCACCGCAAGGTGGTCGAAGAACAATTGGGCCAGCGCGATCCCGCGCTGCTGCCGCGCTTGAAGCCGGTGCTGGACGCGCAGTTCTCCGAGGCGCGCCTGCGCGATCGGGCGGCCTGCGTATTCGTGGAGCTGTCGGGCGAGACCGAGGGCGTGAAGCTGCTGGATGCGTGGTCGCGCTCGCCGGGAATGCAGGCGATCAATCGCGCGATCTGGACGCGCACGCCGGGACCCTCCAAGGAGCCCGATATCCAGATGACCCCGCAGCGTCAGGCGATCCTGCATGAGCTGGCCGTTGCGATGGCGCTGCAGCAGGTCGAAACGAACAACAACAAGGTGAATGGAGAAGGTATCCCTGCGCTGGTCGCCATCTTCTCCCCGGCCCCGCCGCCGCCGCCCGTGCCCACGCCTGATGCCGTGCCGGCGACGGACATGGCACCGGGCGCGGCACCGGCCGCAACACCAGCGCCGGGTACGTCACCGCTGCCGACGGCCACGCCAGTGGCGGGCGCGGCTCCGGCACCGACCACCGCACCGGGCACGCCGTCGCCGCCGACTGCAATGCCGGTCACGAGCGCGGCTCCGGCACCGACCGCCGTACCGGGCACGCCGCAGAACGCAACGCCAGTCGCGAGTACGACCCCGGCCCCACCGGCGACCACCGCACCGGGCATGTCGCCGACTGCAACGCCAGTGGCGGGTACGGCCCCGCCGCCGCCCGCGACGGCCGTCGCTTCGAATGCAGCGCCCGCTCCCGCTCCCGCTCCGCAGGCGCTCACGGTGAACACGGCGGATCTGAGCGTGATCCTCAATCGCTGGCTGACGCCAGCGCTGGTGAAGGTCCCCGATGAGCAACTCGCCAAGTTCGTGGCGTTCGCCAATACCAGTTTCGGCGCCAATTACTACGTCGCGCTGAGCCGGGCCCACGACTTCCAGGCGGGCGAGTGGTATGCGCAGACCGCCAAGAAGTTCACGGACAACATCCCGCCGGTCGCCGCTGCAGCGGGCGCTCCCGGAAGCGATGTGCTGGTCGCGGATGCGCGGCACGCGCTGCGCAATGACGGCAGCCCTGCCGCTGCGGCCTACGCGGCGGGCAAGCTGCTGGAGGCGGACCGGATCGATCCGCGCAATCCCGAAATCCAGACCCTGCTCGGCGAAGCCGCGATGAAGACCGCGCCCGGCATGCCGCTCGCGCCGGACCAGCTGCGGGTGGTGATCGAAACGCCGAACTACGAGCAGGCCGAGAAATATTTCCTGCGCGCGATCGAGCTCTCGCCCGAGTACGCGGATGCGCACATGCTGCTGGGGCGCCTGAGATTTCTGCAGGGCAGGGACGAGGAAGCCGCGCAGTCGTTCGCGCGCGCGATCGACATCGAGCACGAGCATCCCAACATGGATCTCTTCCTCGGCGATCTGGCCTACGTCAAGAAGGACTACAACGTGGCCTATCGCCACTACAAGGCGGCGATCGCCAAGCCCGAGCGTCTCGCCTACGTCCACGTCAACGCCCTGTCGCATCTGCTGATGACGCTGCGCAAAGGCACGCAGATGGCGGAGTACCCGCGCATCGCCGAAGGTTATCTGGCGAAGTATCCGCAGGCCTGGAATTTCCGTCTCGACTACGCGGATTTCCTGATCTCCGCCGATACGCGCGCGGACAAGATCTTCGCCGTCGCCGATCCGATTCCCGACACCTGGTTGCCGGCGCGCAAGGTGCCGATCATCTCGTCGGCGCTGGTGCGCAAGGCGGGCGAGCGCGTCGACAGGGCCGGCGAACCCCGGGAGGAAAGCATGGCGCTCATCCAGCGCGCCATGGGCATGAATCCCGATCCGGTCACCCTGGCGGAATCGATCTGCCGGGCCGGCGCGAAAAGCAAGCTGGTGCGGCGCACCTACGATGTGAACAAGGACCAGAAGCGTCTCGCGACCGCGTTGACCGTCTGCGGCCTGCGCTGGCAGCGTCACGACATCGTGCGTGAGATGTCGCTGCGCGCGGACACCAAACAGCTGAATCTGCCGCTCGTCGAACTGGGCGGCGATACGCCGCTGTGCTACGCGGCGGCGACCAAGAATCTTGCGGGATTCGGCGCGCTGGTCGAAGCGCAGGTCAGCCCGGTGCGGAAATGCCGCGACGGCAACACCGTCGCCGAGCGCCTGCTGCAGATGTCGTTCGCCCGCGACCCCAACGTGGCGCAGATGCAGATCATGATGAAACGGTTCTACAAGAAATCTTGA
- the rlmF gene encoding 23S rRNA (adenine(1618)-N(6))-methyltransferase RlmF has product MSRPSRPSASSTRTAPTGLHPRNRHRGRYDFAALAAASPALSAFVKALPGGEASIDFSDPAAVRALNRALLKTQYGIAHWDLPDGYLCPPIPGRADYLHGLADLLATSNAGAIPHGASIRALDIGTGANLIYPLLGHREYGWRFVGTDIDSTALRAAEAIVDANGLRKAIELRHQPDPSRIFAGPLRDDDVFDLMLCNPPFHASADDAARGSERKWRNLGRTPTSPRADAPLNFGGQSTELWCPGGEAAFVRRMIRESARIASRVYWFSTLIAKSEHLADVRKQLQQADAQDVREIRMAQGQKQSRFVAWTFLDATQREAWRALRWQGARHTP; this is encoded by the coding sequence ATGTCGCGCCCGTCCAGACCTTCCGCATCGTCCACCCGCACCGCACCGACGGGCCTGCATCCGCGCAACCGGCATCGGGGCCGCTACGATTTCGCGGCATTGGCCGCCGCCTCGCCCGCGCTGTCGGCGTTCGTGAAGGCCTTGCCGGGCGGTGAGGCAAGCATCGATTTCAGCGATCCCGCCGCCGTGCGCGCCCTGAACCGCGCGCTGCTGAAGACGCAGTACGGGATCGCGCACTGGGATCTGCCCGATGGTTATCTGTGTCCGCCGATTCCCGGCCGCGCGGACTATCTGCACGGGCTCGCCGATCTGCTGGCGACATCGAATGCCGGCGCCATTCCACACGGAGCATCGATCCGCGCGCTCGATATCGGCACCGGCGCGAACCTGATCTATCCGTTGCTGGGTCATCGCGAATACGGCTGGCGTTTCGTCGGCACGGACATCGATTCCACCGCACTGCGCGCGGCCGAAGCGATCGTGGACGCGAATGGTTTGCGCAAAGCGATCGAACTGCGCCATCAGCCCGATCCATCGCGCATCTTTGCCGGTCCGCTGCGCGATGACGACGTCTTCGACCTCATGCTGTGCAATCCCCCTTTCCACGCTTCGGCCGATGACGCCGCGCGCGGCAGCGAACGCAAATGGCGCAATCTCGGCAGAACGCCGACATCGCCGCGCGCGGATGCGCCGCTCAATTTCGGCGGACAATCCACCGAACTGTGGTGCCCGGGCGGCGAAGCGGCGTTCGTGCGCCGGATGATCCGCGAAAGCGCGCGGATCGCGAGCCGCGTGTACTGGTTCAGCACCCTGATCGCGAAGTCCGAACATCTCGCCGATGTGCGCAAGCAGCTGCAACAGGCCGATGCGCAGGACGTGCGCGAAATCCGCATGGCGCAGGGCCAGAAGCAGAGCCGCTTCGTCGCCTGGACGTTTCTCGATGCCACGCAGCGCGAAGCGTGGCGGGCGCTGCGTTGGCAAGGCGCGCGGCACACGCCTTAG